TCcttcaaaaacaacatcaaacaAATCAATCTCTGTGGCCATTGTAAAtcggtgaaaaaaaatcagatgctACAGTATGCAGTAACTGCCCATTTGGTTATGGTTGGTTTGATACAGACAGAAAATTGTCACTTGGGTTAGAAGAGCAGAAAGCAGGGGCTTTGTGGTTATCTGGACACCCTGATCAGGCAAAATAACGTCAAAGTAAATGATCTGGTTAAAGCCCCCGCTGGTGCAAAGCAAGTGGTGCGCAGGCTACGTGTTTCGCAGACAGTAATCTGCACCTACTGTAGTCTGGAAAACCCATCTCAAGGATGGAAACTGAGTCGCAGCGCTGAAATTCTGGCTAATTCAGTCTGTCTCATATCAAATGATGTGCAGTATGAGAACTATGTTATGTTGCAAGGTCAGTTTCCTTAAAGAGGAATAGAGGTTAGTATCTAGGGAGTAACTGTACTGCAGGTATAAAGCCGTAAGACGCTATTTAGGTAAAAGAAATGTTCAACTCTGGTTTCTTAAGTCCATAATAATCTGTAGTTAGCTTTGAGGTAGATGAGCGTCTCCAGGTTCTTTGGTAAGACACAGCCTCTCTCTGGCAGCAGGCAGCGCCCTGCTGTAGTGAAAATGCTCTCCACCACAGTGCCACAGGCGGGTATGGTAAACGCTCTCTTGGCCACCTGGGCAAGCAGAGGAAAGTCAATAGCTTTACGCCGCCAGTAATGCAAAGCCTCCTCATCTGTAGGTTCCTCACGAAGGTAGACGGCCAGCTCCTGTTCTAGGCTCTTAGCCTGTGTGGTGGGTCTCTGCTTGATGAAAGAGAACAGCTTGCAGGGCCGAGAAAGTGAGGAGACCGGTGATGGAGCCGTGGCAGGAGGAGTCTGGGACTGAGGATGAAGGTCAGTGTTGAGGTCTACAGGGCTGGAGGCTGTGGAAGGTTTGGACAACTCCTCTACGAGAACTTGTCTGTGCCAGTCGGGGTTGCTGCTCCATGTCAGCTTGAACTGAGGGTCCAGGGTGGTGGCAGTGATGTAGAGGGGGTTTTCCAGGATCGGGGACAGCAGACGCTCCACAGCCTGGCTGAGGCCGACCAGGAGGGCGGGGCAGTGGGGGGTGGACGTCTCAGAGAGATGCTTACGGAGGCCCAGGACACAAGGCAGAGCCAGGCTGATGgacacatgtctgtctgtctgtaggtctgcctgtctctctccctgAACCATATCCCAGGCCTCGGTGAAGGGCTCCAAAGTGTCAGTGAGCTCCCTCAGCAGGACTCTCTCTACTCCACCCAGCGCCAGCTCCCCCGGACCGCTCATCTCCTCCAGGAACTCCACCGAGTCCAGCAGCCGCCGAAGGACCTGTATTAGAAcaaagaacaaataattaaCCTATTTTTAACGCTGTGGAAATGGGCTCTTGATTAGTTTATTTTGCAGAAACGCCACCATTTCTCAATAAAATTCATATTATCATGTATGTATACTATACACTATCAACACTTTGTTGCTCCTAGCATTTACACTGAATATATATAAtcgacaacaaaaaaacaccctaATGATTTGTTAGGTACTTGTTTACACATATTCTATCTGTAACTAATGTAACTAGTGGTAAAATGGTGATGAtgtaatataataatatgtCATAGTTGCGATCATACTAAATTGAAATTCATGAATACACACCAGGTCCTTATATCTGTTTGTAGCTACCTTTTAGTGTGCAATTAATAATTCAACTGTCCACACTGCGTCTACATGCTAGAATGTGTGTTGTAATGTATAATACAAACACTGTACATGACTTATTGATATTGCTACGTGCCTTAAGCTGAGCAGCCCAGTCTCTCGCTGCATCGGAGAGATTTCCTGGACCCCCCATCATCAGCCCTGGACCATCAAAGACCTGGTTGAGCTTCTCAGGCGGGACGGCAGAGGTAATGTAGTTGTAGAAGCAGGCGGCCTTGGCCAACGTGGAGGAGAGCTGAGGACAAGAGCGCAGCCCCTCTCTGACACACTGCTCAAGACACCGAGAGAAACAGTCCACCCGAGAAACTCCCAAACCCTGCTCCCACGAGTCCTCCCACTCCCCCTCCTCTTCACAGCCACCGTGGCCGTTCCTGACGCCTTGTTTTACGTCTTCATCACCGTTGTCCACCGCTTCTTCGTCGTCTCCGTCCTGACTGTTGGCAAGAGGAGCTGGAAGCAGGAAACCGGGAAGACAGCACGGCTTTACGGTCGCTGTAGCCAGGAGAGGGTCGGCGACGACGCGGAAGGCTCTCCCCGACACGCCGTGAGAGTGACACACTTCTTCAAAATCTGAAAGCACTCGACTCCCAGTGTTGTCGCCGGTCAGTGGAAGGCACGCCAGGAGGGCTGAGCGCATCTGCCAGTCAGATGTAAGGAAGTGGCAGGTGACACCGAGGTACCTacaggagaagagagagggaaaTCTTCAGTGAGGGATTCGAACCAAGCTGCCATTTTGTTCCTCCTGGTTGATTTTACCTCCTTACCCTGAAGTGGCTCCAGATAAGCCCCTCCAGAGATCCAGGCTGAGACTGAGGGCGTGTGCCGAGGCCAGGGCCTGGCGGGTGGCTAGCTGGGCCTGGTAGGCGTAGGCCGGGAGGAGCTGGCTCTGGATGTAGTGCTGGGGCTCGGGAGTGTAGCGAGGCTCCAGGAGCTGAAGCAACTCTCTGAAGCCTTGGTTCTCCACGATGGACACCGGCTGCAGATCACGCACGATCATCTTAGCTATAGCCTCAGAGATCAAAACCtaggaggaaaaacaacacTTACTATAGGTGATGATTTCATTGACAAACTGTGTAGCAGGATTTCAGAAATAGTAGGACAGCTGTTTTGGAATTTCAAGCGGTGATGGATTTCAGCACACACCTGACGGGGGTCGTGTCTGTCAAACTTGGTCACCCCTCCTCCAGagcctcctcctgctgctccctCAATAGTTCCCATTCCTCCAAcattccctcctcctcctcctcctccacctcctccagcaCTGATGGGAAGAGCGTAGCGGGCATTCCCTCCGTTGGTGGTGAAACTGTGCAGGGAAGCGGAGGAGTAGCCCTCTCGTTTCATATCCTTCCTTTTCACAAAGTCATCATACATAGCCTGGTGCTTCCGCTGTGAACGGGAGAGAGATGTTGACATGCAGGATATTTCATTTTaggtgtgttcagctgtgaCATGTGTACATTTCTATAGGAGAAGGTACAGTATGGGTAAAACCCCCCCACCCACCAGCCTCCTTTGCAGAGAAGCAACAGACTGTCTGTTCATACAGCTGACCCTCCAACATGCACAGAGAGACGCTGCAGAAACAGCTGATGCTGACAGAACTATGAGAGGACTGATAATGAGAGTTAAACCTGTGCGTCAGCAGCCACATGTAGCATTACATTTGGAAATCATTACCTTGAGATGCGTTACGAAGTTGGACGTGACGCTCCGCTTCGCCTGGATTCTGGTGCCACAAGCCTTGCAGTTGGACTCGATTTTGCCATTTTCGCCCTCGAACACAATATTAAAGTAATCCAGAATGGACACCTTGGAGACTGACGCCATTGGAGCGATCGGGTCCTCTGCTCCGGAGTGGAAATCAACTTGCGATCAAGGGCAATTGAGTCTGAGGCATCAATCTCACCTCGCCTCCGATCATGAGCGCAGGCCAGAGTGTTTACTTCCCAATCTCCTTATCAAGAcatccacacagacacacacatacaaaaaatgttgctgcGCAGACAAAAGGGggcaaaaaatgatttcatgcAGGAGTTGCGTCGCTTGCAGGTCCAAAAATCGACCACGATCTGGCTACACGGGCTGCTGCGGATGTCTGGAAACATCAATAATAGAATAGTGAGGCCACATCCGTCGCTTTCTGCGCTCCCATCCGCCGCTCGGACGCAAGTGACGGGGAGGCTGAGCGCTGCGTTTCACGGAGGCACAGATTCTAACCGGAGCAGGAAGTCCACACAATAAACGGGACTTTCGTTTCCCATTTCGACAGTTCCCGGTAATGTTCGGCTGTCCCCCGTCAAGTTGCTCGCACCGGGAGGGTGGTGGCGCCCGGTCAAATGTTTTCAATTATCTTCTGTCGTTATAATGAGGCCACGGAGTTTCTCCTCATGTCGAAGCGTTTCCGAcaggatttgaaatgaaaactgGATTGCTGTTTCGTTATTAATTCAAAATGATTCATGCTTAAGTCGCAGATATTTAAAATCAAGCATTATTTATTGCAGTTCTGtagagcaaaaaacaaataacagcactGACACAATGCAATGGTTGCTATTTGGAACAATAGTTTTAAAAAGTTAATGACTAATAAGTAATATTGTATTAATAAGTCATTTACTGTTTCTGTTGTAAATTAtgttaaaaatcattaaacatAAGAAGATggtcatttctgtctgtttgtaccTCTTAAAGGTTGATTTAAAGTTTCCTTGCACAAACGGACACTACAACAAACTAATAAAAAGCCGAAATCcagtaaacaaacaacattttaaaaataagaaaatagtaAGCATAgcaaacatcaaataaaatcaTATTAGATATCCCACAGGGAAAAAttacttaaagaaaatatgacatGAAACACCTGTAATGCAATAAAAGACATGACAATTAATGGTGAAATGAAATGTCATTATAGTCACTTTAATATAAAAAActattttcagttatttcacAAATGATTGGTTAATGTATCTTTAATTTATAATTGTTTGTGAAcaccatttttattcatttgataTTGAACATTTGGGATGCATTAATCTGGAAAAGGGCTGCAGAGGTTTGGAGCCTAAATCTATTAAATGATAACATTTCTTAAAGGATTACTGACACGTGTAACTTTATTATTACCAGATGAACAGCTTTCTACAAGCTGCCAACAATGAAACTGAAGCAGACTTGAAAAGAGGCATTTAGACACGACATGTCTATAATGACATAACACAATACCTAGTAAAAGTTGTGGAAATTAATTGTTGATCAAAAGTTATTGTAATTACTTGAATTTCAACATATTATTCAGGTATTTCACAAACTGTTGGTTAATTTAGCTCTATTTTACACAGATTACAGTATGATTATTCATTCCATAACCTTATTTTCATTCCATAACTCTGCAGAGGATCTGGGTCAAAATGCattcaataacatttttaatggaTTACCAACACTCCAGAATGACCAAATTAATGACTTTCTACATGCTGCCAAACTTAAATTATTTTGGTTTATGCATCATAACGGATCAATTTTGTGACAATTAATACAGTCATTAATTATAACTT
The window above is part of the Acanthochromis polyacanthus isolate Apoly-LR-REF ecotype Palm Island chromosome 6, KAUST_Apoly_ChrSc, whole genome shotgun sequence genome. Proteins encoded here:
- the si:dkey-109j17.5 gene encoding uncharacterized protein si:dkey-109j17.5, which encodes MASVSKVSILDYFNIVFEGENGKIESNCKACGTRIQAKRSVTSNFVTHLKRKHQAMYDDFVKRKDMKREGYSSASLHSFTTNGGNARYALPISAGGGGGGGGGGNVGGMGTIEGAAGGGSGGGVTKFDRHDPRQVLISEAIAKMIVRDLQPVSIVENQGFRELLQLLEPRYTPEPQHYIQSQLLPAYAYQAQLATRQALASAHALSLSLDLWRGLSGATSGYLGVTCHFLTSDWQMRSALLACLPLTGDNTGSRVLSDFEEVCHSHGVSGRAFRVVADPLLATATVKPCCLPGFLLPAPLANSQDGDDEEAVDNGDEDVKQGVRNGHGGCEEEGEWEDSWEQGLGVSRVDCFSRCLEQCVREGLRSCPQLSSTLAKAACFYNYITSAVPPEKLNQVFDGPGLMMGGPGNLSDAARDWAAQLKVLRRLLDSVEFLEEMSGPGELALGGVERVLLRELTDTLEPFTEAWDMVQGERQADLQTDRHVSISLALPCVLGLRKHLSETSTPHCPALLVGLSQAVERLLSPILENPLYITATTLDPQFKLTWSSNPDWHRQVLVEELSKPSTASSPVDLNTDLHPQSQTPPATAPSPVSSLSRPCKLFSFIKQRPTTQAKSLEQELAVYLREEPTDEEALHYWRRKAIDFPLLAQVAKRAFTIPACGTVVESIFTTAGRCLLPERGCVLPKNLETLIYLKANYRLLWT